A single Mytilus trossulus isolate FHL-02 chromosome 12, PNRI_Mtr1.1.1.hap1, whole genome shotgun sequence DNA region contains:
- the LOC134692025 gene encoding uncharacterized protein LOC134692025, with protein sequence MCDKCKDGVHLKIGKDHKILNINDIGKQEVSKDTIIFSEVKCDEHSNQACCLFCKTCNKLICLKCITKVHNGHEFIEEEDYNKGKVELKPKQKSEIKLEISKVYTTDLNNIHFIAVCSDGSMWLGDSLISKLQHVKLIGNRTEVITSLNTEIYGMAKTDSNNILVITTGETKLQLINTMTGEITDSKYDVKPLGPICVHVTSDHRVIIGAWSGGRLLPVTGRRVVVVMDQKGKQLEEYEHDNHNKPLFTYPSCVTTTSNGNICVVDILDDDGRGRVVVLSPGGDILDTYTGHPKVNTEEKPFEPRGILTTPSDNIIVTDVVNHLLHILTDQGQSITYYNLHDMGILLPFSIALSMTGTIYIGCANMRGSPDTTKAKLYELKYSEF encoded by the coding sequence ATGTGTGACAAGTGTAAGGATGGGGTCCATCTAAAGATTGGGAAAGaccataaaattttgaatataaatgacATAGGAAAACAAGAGGTGTCAAAGGACACAATTATATTCAGTGAAGTCAAATGTGATGAACATTCTAACCAAGCTTGCTGTCTATTCTGTAAAACTTGTAATAAACTTATATGTCTCAAGTGTATCACTAAAGTTCACAATGGACATGAGTTTATTGAAGAAGAAGACTATAATAAAGGCAAAGTAGAACTGAAGCCAAAACAGAAGAGTGAAATTAAGTTAGAAATATCCAAAGTTTATACAACAGATCTTAACAATATTCACTTTATAGCCGTATGTTCTGATGGTTCTATGTGGCTGGGGGATAGTCTCATATCAAAGTTACAACATGTCAAACTAATTGGAAATAGAACTGAAGTTATAACAAGTCTAAACACTGAGATTTATGGAATGGCTAAAACTGATTCGAATAACATTCTTGTAATAACAACAGGTGAGACTAAACTCCAACTAATCAACACCATGACAGGGGAGATAACTGATTCTAAGTATGATGTTAAACCATTGGGTCCAATCTGTGTCCATGTGACCAGTGATCACAGAGTCATCATAGGAGCCTGGTCTGGAGGAAGGTTATTACCTGTCACAGGAAGACGTGTAGTGGTGGTAATGGATCAGAAAGGAAAACAACTCGAGGAATATGAACATGACAATCATAACAAACCATTATTCACCTACCCTTCATGTGTAACTACTACCAGTAATGGTAACATCTGTGTGGTGGATATATTAGATGATGATGGCAGAGGTAGAGTGGTAGTGTTATCACCAGGAGGAGACATTCTAGACACTTACACTGGTCACCCTAAGGTTAACACTGAGGAGAAACCATTTGAACCTCGTGGAATACTAACAACACCATCAGATAATATTATTGTTACTGATGTGGTCAATCATTTATTACATATACTGACTGACCAAGGACAAAGTATTACCTACTACAATCTCCATGACATGGGGATCTTACTTCCATTCTCCATAGCTCTGTCTATGACAGGAACTATTTATATAGGATGTGCTAATATGAGAGGAAGTCCAGACACAACAAAGGCCAAACTTTATGAGTTAAAATATTCTGAATTCTAG